The sequence below is a genomic window from bacterium.
CTGTTCGGAATGTTGATTACATGCCTGATGTTGATCGCCATGCCGGTCATCTGTTCTGCCGACTACGTTGCCCCATACGGTTACACCCTCGCCAATGGACGGGCTACCATTATATCCTGCGATTCCTCCTACACAGGGGAATTGGCGATCACCAACATGTTGGGCGGTTGTCCCGTCACCGCCATTGCACCTTTGGCGTTTTATGGTCTGTCAGGGCTGACAAAGGTGGTCATCCCCGATAGTGTCGTCGATATACAATTTGATTCGTTCAATCAATGCTGGATGACTGATGTCGTCATCGGAAAGAACGTCGCGAACATTGGCTACAGGGCATTCAACCAGTGCTACAATCTAAAAAATATAAACATTCCCAACAGCACGACCAATATCAGCTACAAAGCCTTCCGTTACTGCTTCTCGGTTCCCCGTGCTGTTATCGGAAGCTCCGTTGTGACGATTGGGAGTAATGCGTTTGATTATTGCAGCGGGCTGCAGAAAGTCTATTTCACCGGCAATACTCCTGCTCCGGGGGCATCATTGTTCGGTGACTCTTCAAGTGCCACGGTCTACTATATGCCTGACACTATCGGATGGACCAATACCTATGCCGGTCGTCCTGCCGTTTTGTGGAATCCTCACGCGAATGCAGATTCCAAGTTTGGTGTTAGCACCAACGGATTCGGGTTCACCATTGCAGGAACCAGCAACCTGGAGATCGTGGTACAAGTCTGCACGAACCTGGGCAGTCCAAACTGGTCGGATGTGAAAACCAACACCCTCACGAGTGGTTCGGCTTATTTCAGTGATTCCTCCTGGACGAACCGCCCTTCCCGTTTCTACCGGTTCAGTGCCCCGTGAAATCCATGCAGATGGTTCATGCCCTGGCAAGTATCATACGCGGGTATCAGGGCACAACTGGTGCAAATGGGATGGTCTCCCGTCGTGATGAAGATCTGGGATGACGAGCAGCGGGCAGGGCAGTATGTGATCATGAAGAGGAAATGCAGGAAAGGTGAGCAGTTGGGCTATTTGGGGACGTTGA
It includes:
- a CDS encoding leucine-rich repeat domain-containing protein is translated as MKLFGMLITCLMLIAMPVICSADYVAPYGYTLANGRATIISCDSSYTGELAITNMLGGCPVTAIAPLAFYGLSGLTKVVIPDSVVDIQFDSFNQCWMTDVVIGKNVANIGYRAFNQCYNLKNINIPNSTTNISYKAFRYCFSVPRAVIGSSVVTIGSNAFDYCSGLQKVYFTGNTPAPGASLFGDSSSATVYYMPDTIGWTNTYAGRPAVLWNPHANADSKFGVSTNGFGFTIAGTSNLEIVVQVCTNLGSPNWSDVKTNTLTSGSAYFSDSSWTNRPSRFYRFSAP